The region CTCAGGATAAGGAAATGAATCAGGTAAATGGAAAAGCTGTACCTGCTGATGAATATTCCCAGCCTTCCCGCCCACGCAGGCGCCTCCCCGCCATAATATTCAAACAGGAGAAATACTCCGGCGCAGATGAACACCATGGCAGGTGATTTATGGGGATTCTGGGGAACCCACCACGAAAGGCCGATGTCCGCAGCCACATCCATGGCCAGGCCAAGCACTGCCAGGACCGCGAATACAGGAAACTGTTCCTTCCTGCATAAACGCTTAAGGCCATATCCCAGGAGAAAATAGTAGACCCATCCTGTATACAGCACAAACTGGGCCCATGGCTTCACATCCAGACCAAGGATTTCTCCCGCCGCCTCCACCACATGGATTCCCAGCATCAGGAGCAGGAACACCTTCAGTTCCCGGTCCGTCATGTTCTTTACCATCCTGGACAGAAAGGGCGCGCAGATATAAAAAGACACAATGGCATACATGAACCACATGTGGCCCGCCCTGGGAATCCCGGCTGTCAGCACCTGCCCCAGGTAACGCCCGGCATGCTTCCAGAGAGGCAGAACCACTCCGTCCACATGGACATTATAACAATAGTAAATAAGACCGTAAACCAGGAACGGAATTCCCACCGTAATAAGACGCTTTCTGTAAAACTCCCCGATTCGCTCCGTTCCATGTTCCAGCAGAAAACAGCCGCTGAGCATGAAGTAGATTCCCACAAAGGAGAGCAGGAAGGGGGTCATGATGCTGTTAAACCACCATTGGCGGGGGCTCACTGTCTCCACCGGCATGGCATGC is a window of Enterocloster clostridioformis DNA encoding:
- a CDS encoding acyltransferase, with translation MIQTKKDMKKPGNHNSKVRDPRYDCLRAVAVMAIIMVHAMPVETVSPRQWWFNSIMTPFLLSFVGIYFMLSGCFLLEHGTERIGEFYRKRLITVGIPFLVYGLIYYCYNVHVDGVVLPLWKHAGRYLGQVLTAGIPRAGHMWFMYAIVSFYICAPFLSRMVKNMTDRELKVFLLLMLGIHVVEAAGEILGLDVKPWAQFVLYTGWVYYFLLGYGLKRLCRKEQFPVFAVLAVLGLAMDVAADIGLSWWVPQNPHKSPAMVFICAGVFLLFEYYGGEAPAWAGRLGIFISRYSFSIYLIHFLILSYYVNPVLLKDMLTRHYILGTLVSAAVTFFLSLACSMLVDHLAVRPLERLAERI